A single window of Larimichthys crocea isolate SSNF chromosome XII, L_crocea_2.0, whole genome shotgun sequence DNA harbors:
- the b9d1 gene encoding B9 domain-containing protein 1 has protein sequence MATSSPSVFLLTVNGQIEGATFPEFDNLYCKYCFVYGHDWAPTSGLEEGITQITCKGSQSSHKLIWNFPLETTFKSTNPSGWPQLVVSVYGPDVFGNDVVRGYGATHIPFTPGQHTRTIPMFVPEPTWKLQKFTSWLLGRRPEYTDPKVVAQGEGREVTRVRSQGFVTVSFHIMTKDMKKLGYDTGPSSPAHTQSVTSGWSTEEQPYRM, from the exons ATGGCGACAAGCAGCCCGTCGGTGTTTCTGCTCACGGTGAACGGACAGATAGAGGGAGCCACC tttcCAGAGTTTGACAACCTGTACTGCAAGTACTGCTTTGTCTACGGCCATGACTGGGCCCCCACCTCG ggcCTGGAGGAAGGCATCACCCAGATAACCTGTAAAGGCAGTCAGTCCTCACACAAATTAATCTGGAACTTTCCACTGGAGACAACATTTAAGAGCACAAACCCTTCTGGAT gGCCTCAGCTCGTGGTGAGTGTGTACGGTCCAGACGTGTTTGGCAACGACGTGGTCCGAGGCTACGGAGCAACCCACATCCCCTTCACTCCCGGACA aCACACACGAACTATCCCCATGTTTGTTCCTGAGCCCACATGGAAGCTTCAGAAATTCACAAG CTGGCTGTTGGGACGGAGGCCAGAGTACACAGACCCTAAAGTGGTGGCCCAGGGCGAAGGCAGAGAag TGACTCGTGTTCGGTCCCAAGGCTTCGTCACAGTCTCCTTCCACATCATGACTAAAGACATGAAGAAACTGGGTTACGACACAGGACCATCAAGCCCCGCCCACACACAGTCGGTCACATCTGGCTGGTCGACAGAGGAACAGCCGTACAGAAtgtaa